In Deltaproteobacteria bacterium, the sequence GCCGCGATCGTCGGCGCCCATGCTGGGATCGAGCACGGTGGTCCAGATCTCGACGCCAGCGGGGTCGTACTTGCGCAGCCAGATGTCGGGGTTGTCGAGCGCGTCGACGATGTAGCCGACCACCACGACGTTGCCCTGGGAGTCGACCGCAACGCCCTGCCCGGCCTCGGCGACCTCGGCGGCACCAGGGATGACGTCGCTCCACAGCGTGGTGTCGACGACGGTGGTGCAGTCGACGTCGCAGCCGTCACCGGCCATCTGGTTGCCGTCATCGCACTGCTCCGGGGCCTCGACCACGCCGTTGCCACACTCGGGCACCGGCGAGGTCGTCATCACGGCCGTGGTCGAGCTCTCGTCGGCGCCCGACGTGCTGGTCGAGCTCTCGTCGGCGTCGGTGGTCGCGGTCGACGTGGTCGAGCCACCGCCGCTGCTGCTGCTGTCGGCCTGGCCCTCGCCGCCGCCGTCCTTGCCGCACGACGCCAACGCGACCACCACACCGGAGCCCAGCAAGACCGCACGTGCAGACGAGATCAGAGACATGGCAGGATGGTAGCAGAGGCAACATGGAAACCACCCACGAAAGCGGAGCGCGCGGAGGCGATGCGCGAGGCGATGCGGCGCACGGGGCCATCGCGGTGCTGACCTCCGGCGGCGATGCACCGGGCATGAACGCGGCGATCCGAGCCATCGCCAAGGTCGGTGCCAGCCGCGGCGTCGAGGTCGTCGGCGTGGTCGGCGGCTACACCGGGCTGCGCGAGGGTGCGTTTCGTCCGCTCACGCGCCGCGTCGGTGATCGCGTGTGGCCGGATCCCGAGATCGATGCCGCGGCGTCGCTCGGCGGCACCGTGCTGGGCTCTGCCCGCGAGCTCCGATTCCACACCCCCGAGGGCCGCGCGCCCGCGATCGCGCGACTGCGCGGGCTCGCGGGCCTGGTCGTGATCGGCGGCAATGGCTCGCTCGCCGGTGCGCACGCCCTGGCCCGCGAGTGCGGCACCCCGGTGGTGGGACTGCCAGCCTCGATCGACAACGACGTCGGCTGCAGCGCCAGCGCGATCGGGGTCGACACCGCGCTCAACACCATCGTTGCCGCCTGCGACAAGATCGGCGACACGGCCCGCGCCCACCGCCGCGCGTTCGTCGTCGAGGTCATGGGCCGCGACTGTGGCTACCTCGCGATGGCCGGTGCGATCGCAGCCGGGGCCGACGCGGTGCTGTTCCGCGAGCAAGGCCGCGACGAGGACGCGATCGTGGCCTCGGTCGAGCGTGCGATCCGCCGCGGCTTCGCCGACCGCGGCGAGGGTTGGGCGCGTCGACGCGTGCTCATCCTCAAGGCCGAGGGTGTCAGCATGCCGTGCACGAAGCTGGTGCGCATGGTCGAGGAGCGCCTCGGCGCCGACCTGCCCGGCGTCGACGTGCGCGCGACCGTGCTCGGTCATCTGGTGCGCGGCGGCAACCCCTCGTTCCAAGACCGCATGATCGCGGGACGCCTGGGCCTCGCGGCGGTCGACGCGGTGCTGGCCGGCACCACCGACGTGATGATGGGGTGGCAGGGCCCGCCGGGTGGGACCCCGACCGGCGACCCCTCGGTGAGCAGCTATCCGCTGCAAGTCGTGCTCGAGCAGAGCGCGGCGCTGGTCGACGGCAGCAGCCCGATCACGCGGCGCCGCGTGCAGCTGATGGAACAGGTCGAGGGCGTGCTGGGCCTGTGAGGCCCGCGCCAGGTGGTCGCGCGCGCACGCCATCATCGCGACCGCGGCCGCGATGTCACCCTCGGCACCGCTCGCTCGTATGCTGAGCTCGGCCCCCCTTGCTGCTGCCCTGGTCCCACGCCCACACCCACGCCCGGCTGGCGCGGCGCGCCGCCGCCGGTGACGTGGCAGCGCTCGGGGCTCTCTACCGCGCGTTGCACCCCGCGGTGCACGCCTACGTCCGGCGACGCGTCGCCGCGCCCGCCGACGCGGAGGACCTGGTCGCGCGGGTCTTCCACCGTCTGCTCGAGCACCTGTCGCGCTTCGACCCCGCGCGCGCGCCGGTGCGCGGCTGGGTGCTGACGATCGCGCGCAACCTCGTCATCGATCACTTCCGCACGCGCCGCGACCATGCCCCGTTCGACGAGCACCAAGGCGACGAGATCGCGGTGATCGAGCCGCTGGCGTGGCTGAGCGACGCGCCGGACGAGCGCACCGCGGCGCTGCGCGAGCACGTGCGCGAGCTGCCCGCGACGACCCGCGAGATGCTGACGCTGCACTTCACCGACGACCTCCACTACCGTGAGATCGCGGCCCTGCTCGGGTTCACCGAGGCCGCGGTCAAGCAACGCATGGCCCGTGCGCTGCGCGAGCTCCGTGCGCGCCTCTCGACCGTGCCGTCCGCGAAAGGAGCCGCCGCCCATGCGATCTGATCTCGAAGACGAGCTGCGACGCGCGCTGCGTGCCGAAGCTCCCGAAGTCGACACCGACGCCCGCGACGCGCTGGAGCGACGCCTGCTCGCGGCCGTGCCCCCGGCGGCGCCGCGGGGACGCCGGTGGCCGCGCTGGCTGCTCGCCACCGGCCTCGGCGCCGCCGTGCTCGCGGGGGCCTGCGTGCTGCCCAGCGAGTACGACGCCGACCTCGGCCACCGGCTCGCGATCGTGATCGACGACGCCGAGCTCGAGCTCGACCACGATGCGATCGCCG encodes:
- a CDS encoding sigma-70 family RNA polymerase sigma factor, translating into MLLPWSHAHTHARLARRAAAGDVAALGALYRALHPAVHAYVRRRVAAPADAEDLVARVFHRLLEHLSRFDPARAPVRGWVLTIARNLVIDHFRTRRDHAPFDEHQGDEIAVIEPLAWLSDAPDERTAALREHVRELPATTREMLTLHFTDDLHYREIAALLGFTEAAVKQRMARALRELRARLSTVPSAKGAAAHAI
- a CDS encoding ATP-dependent 6-phosphofructokinase encodes the protein MLTSGGDAPGMNAAIRAIAKVGASRGVEVVGVVGGYTGLREGAFRPLTRRVGDRVWPDPEIDAAASLGGTVLGSARELRFHTPEGRAPAIARLRGLAGLVVIGGNGSLAGAHALARECGTPVVGLPASIDNDVGCSASAIGVDTALNTIVAACDKIGDTARAHRRAFVVEVMGRDCGYLAMAGAIAAGADAVLFREQGRDEDAIVASVERAIRRGFADRGEGWARRRVLILKAEGVSMPCTKLVRMVEERLGADLPGVDVRATVLGHLVRGGNPSFQDRMIAGRLGLAAVDAVLAGTTDVMMGWQGPPGGTPTGDPSVSSYPLQVVLEQSAALVDGSSPITRRRVQLMEQVEGVLGL